In Neisseria brasiliensis, the following proteins share a genomic window:
- a CDS encoding ABC transporter ATP-binding protein/permease — MVALGFGVVEINVRINEWSKSFYDTLEAFKAKELYVLIQEYLVYVAIFVVAAVYRAWLRKLLIIRWRTHLTERLLANWLHKRAYYRIALKQTTDNPDQRIAEDVNIFVSRTIELFISLLTNLAQLYSFIAILWRLSGTHTFHIMGHNITVTGYLVWIAVVYALLGSMFTQIIGRKLHALNYRQQKFEADFRASLVRKNDHAEQIALYHGEAREHTTLRQEFNEIINNWRALMNRERNLGFFTTGYDRFPLMLPVLASVPLFMAKAITLGGLMQIRSAFSAVFNSLSWFVFAYTILPEWSATVQRLYQFRENILKEQANDKTPPQADSLAINGLNIYTPSGEPILCNVAANVSTQKWTQLAGESGLGKSTLLRTIGGLWADYDGNWQAPKGSSLLLPQRTYLGSGTLADIISYPSHQRHDDPVYQQLLVDVGLEKWQNHLHIAQNWAQTLSVGEQQRIAIARALLTQPDYLYLDENTSALDMKSARHLLNLLKARLPHTTVVIVSHQPELTDMYDEVLDLTPFKAA, encoded by the coding sequence TTGGTTGCACTCGGGTTTGGTGTGGTGGAAATCAATGTCCGTATTAATGAGTGGAGCAAGTCTTTTTACGATACCTTAGAAGCCTTTAAAGCAAAAGAACTCTATGTTTTAATTCAAGAATATTTGGTTTATGTAGCGATTTTTGTGGTGGCTGCTGTCTATCGGGCGTGGCTGCGTAAGCTATTGATTATCCGCTGGCGCACACATTTGACCGAGCGTTTACTGGCCAATTGGTTGCACAAGCGCGCTTATTACCGCATTGCTTTGAAGCAGACCACTGACAACCCCGACCAGCGTATTGCCGAAGACGTGAATATTTTTGTGTCGCGCACGATTGAGCTGTTCATTTCTTTGCTAACTAATTTAGCGCAGCTTTATTCATTTATTGCGATTTTGTGGCGGCTATCCGGCACGCACACTTTTCATATTATGGGGCACAACATCACGGTAACCGGCTATCTGGTTTGGATTGCAGTGGTGTATGCCTTATTGGGCAGTATGTTCACGCAAATCATCGGCCGTAAATTGCATGCACTGAATTACCGTCAACAAAAATTTGAAGCTGATTTCCGTGCTTCGCTGGTGCGTAAAAATGATCATGCCGAGCAAATTGCGCTGTATCACGGTGAGGCGCGTGAACACACAACCTTACGGCAGGAGTTTAACGAAATCATCAACAATTGGCGCGCTTTGATGAACCGCGAGCGTAATCTTGGTTTCTTTACCACCGGTTACGACCGTTTTCCCTTAATGCTGCCGGTGTTGGCAAGTGTGCCGCTGTTTATGGCCAAAGCCATTACGTTAGGTGGCTTGATGCAGATTCGCAGCGCTTTCTCGGCGGTGTTTAATTCATTGAGCTGGTTTGTGTTTGCCTACACCATTCTGCCGGAATGGAGCGCAACGGTGCAGCGTTTGTACCAATTCCGTGAAAACATCTTAAAAGAGCAGGCCAACGATAAAACACCGCCTCAAGCTGACTCCCTTGCCATCAATGGTTTGAATATTTACACCCCAAGCGGTGAACCGATTTTGTGTAATGTAGCAGCCAATGTCAGCACGCAAAAATGGACGCAATTGGCCGGTGAAAGCGGTTTGGGTAAATCAACACTGTTGCGCACCATTGGTGGTTTATGGGCAGATTATGACGGTAACTGGCAGGCGCCGAAGGGCAGTAGTTTGTTGTTGCCGCAGCGTACTTATTTGGGCAGCGGTACCTTGGCTGATATCATCAGCTATCCGTCGCACCAACGCCATGATGACCCTGTTTATCAGCAGTTGCTTGTTGATGTCGGTTTGGAAAAATGGCAAAACCATCTGCACATTGCGCAAAATTGGGCGCAGACCTTATCTGTAGGCGAACAGCAGCGCATTGCCATTGCCCGCGCTTTACTCACGCAGCCGGATTATCTGTATTTGGATGAGAACACATCGGCGCTGGATATGAAGTCGGCGCGCCACTTGCTGAATTTGCTTAAAGCACGGTTGCCGCATACCACAGTAGTGATTGTGAGCCATCAGCCGGAATTAACGGATATGTATGACGAAGTATTGGATTTGACGCCGTTTAAAGCGGCTTAA
- a CDS encoding pseudouridine synthase has translation MESTNEPMRLSKRMAQLGLCSRREADSYIEQGWVKVNGQTAVLGQKVTESDRIDLNKLAHEQQANRVTILLNKPVGYVSAQAEKGYKAAAELITAENQWEGDDSRIAFSEKHKFGLAPAGRLDIDSVGLLVLTQDGRIAKQLIGETSNSEKEYLVRVRGKLDDKGLALLNHGLSLDGEKLRPAKVEWQNEDQLRFILKQGKKRQIRRMCELVGLRVVGLKRIRMGKVKLGKLPPGKWRYLKANESF, from the coding sequence ATGGAATCCACCAACGAACCCATGCGCCTGTCGAAACGCATGGCGCAACTCGGTCTCTGCTCGCGCCGCGAAGCCGACAGCTACATCGAACAAGGCTGGGTCAAAGTCAACGGCCAAACCGCCGTGCTCGGCCAAAAAGTGACCGAAAGCGACCGCATTGATTTAAACAAACTGGCGCATGAGCAGCAGGCAAACCGTGTGACGATTTTGCTGAATAAGCCGGTGGGTTATGTCAGCGCGCAAGCGGAAAAAGGCTATAAAGCAGCGGCTGAATTGATTACTGCCGAAAATCAATGGGAAGGTGACGACAGCCGCATTGCGTTTAGCGAGAAACACAAATTCGGCCTCGCCCCTGCCGGACGTTTGGATATTGATTCGGTGGGTTTGCTGGTGTTGACACAAGATGGCCGCATCGCCAAGCAACTAATCGGTGAAACCAGCAACAGCGAAAAAGAATATTTAGTGCGTGTACGTGGCAAGCTGGATGACAAAGGCTTGGCCTTACTCAACCACGGCTTGAGCTTGGATGGTGAAAAGCTGCGCCCAGCAAAAGTAGAATGGCAAAATGAAGACCAACTGCGCTTTATTTTGAAACAAGGTAAGAAACGCCAAATCCGCCGTATGTGCGAGCTGGTGGGTTTACGCGTGGTCGGTTTGAAACGTATCCGCATGGGCAAAGTGAAATTGGGCAAACTGCCGCCGGGTAAATGGCGCTATTTGAAAGCCAATGAATCGTTTTGA
- the adhP gene encoding alcohol dehydrogenase AdhP, with product MKMRAVVVNQAVEGDVEVVERDIRELEAGEALVEIEYCGVCHTDLHVAAGDYGEKPGRVLGHEGIGKVSKVADDVKSLKVGDRVSIAWLFESCGSCEYCNTGRETLCRTVLNAGYTADGGMATHCIVTADYAVKVPDGLDPAQASSITCAGVTTYKGVKVSNVRPGQWIAVYGAGGLGNLGVQYAKKVFGAHVIAIDINDDKLEFAKESGADLVINPQKEDAAKVIQEKVGGAHAAIVTAVSSAAFNSAVNAVRAGGRVVAIGLPPESMDLSIPRLVLDGIEVVGSLVGTRQDLAEAFQFGAEGLVVPKVQLRDLDEAPAIFQEMREGKITGRMVIDMKCACGHEH from the coding sequence ATGAAAATGCGTGCAGTGGTAGTGAATCAAGCTGTTGAAGGTGATGTAGAAGTTGTAGAGCGCGACATCCGCGAATTGGAAGCGGGCGAAGCTTTGGTAGAAATTGAATATTGCGGTGTGTGTCATACTGACTTGCACGTTGCTGCGGGTGATTACGGCGAAAAACCGGGTCGTGTTTTGGGTCACGAAGGCATCGGTAAAGTCAGCAAAGTAGCTGATGACGTAAAAAGCTTGAAAGTCGGCGACCGTGTGAGTATCGCGTGGCTGTTTGAAAGCTGTGGTTCTTGTGAATATTGTAATACCGGCCGTGAAACTTTGTGCCGTACTGTATTGAATGCCGGTTATACTGCAGATGGCGGCATGGCGACACACTGTATCGTTACTGCCGATTACGCGGTGAAAGTGCCGGATGGTTTGGATCCTGCGCAAGCCAGCTCGATTACTTGCGCCGGTGTGACCACTTATAAAGGTGTGAAAGTATCGAATGTGCGTCCGGGTCAATGGATTGCCGTATATGGTGCTGGCGGCTTGGGTAACTTGGGTGTGCAATACGCGAAAAAAGTATTTGGCGCGCATGTGATTGCCATCGATATTAATGATGACAAACTGGAATTTGCCAAAGAAAGCGGCGCTGATTTGGTGATTAATCCGCAAAAAGAAGACGCAGCCAAAGTGATTCAAGAAAAAGTCGGTGGCGCGCATGCCGCGATTGTGACGGCCGTTTCTTCCGCTGCATTTAATTCTGCCGTCAATGCCGTGCGTGCCGGTGGCCGCGTGGTGGCTATCGGTTTGCCACCAGAGTCTATGGATTTGTCGATTCCGCGCTTGGTATTAGACGGTATCGAAGTAGTCGGCTCTTTGGTGGGTACGCGCCAAGATTTGGCTGAAGCCTTCCAATTCGGTGCCGAAGGTTTGGTGGTACCAAAAGTACAATTGCGTGATTTGGATGAAGCGCCTGCGATTTTCCAAGAAATGCGTGAAGGTAAAATTACCGGCCGCATGGTAATTGACATGAAATGCGCTTGCGGTCACGAGCATTAA